The nucleotide window GTCCAGCGGCTTGGCGCTGGTACACCTGACGACCGCTCTGATGTATCGCGTGATGCGATACGATCCCAAGAACCCCTGGAACACCGGCGCCGATCGCCTGTCCCTTTCCGAAGGGCACGCCGTGCCGGCGGTTTACGCGGCATACTGCGAGCTCGGCGGCGTGGTCGGCACGCAGGACCGTCCCAGTGAACTGCGATTCGACGACGCCCTGACCCTGCGCGACGCCGACAGCGTCCTCGACGGGCACCCCAACCCCGCCCGCGGCATGCCCTTCTTCGACGCCGCCACCGGCTCGCTCGGACAGGGCCTCTCCGTCGCCGCCGGTCTGGCCTGCGGCGCCCGCCTCAACGGCTCGGACAAGACCATCTTCTGCATCATCGGCGACGGCGAAAGCCGCGAAGGGCAGATCTGGGAAGCCCTTGACTTCATCGTCGACCACAAGCTCACCGCCGTCAAAACCATCTTCAACTGCAACGGACAGGCCCAGAGCGACTACGTCTCGAACCAGCAGTCGGCCGACACCCTGGCGGCCAAGCTCAAGGCCTTCAACTTCGACGTGCGCGTCATCGACGGGCACAACTTCGACGAGATCATCACCGCCCTGACAGCGGTTCCGGCCGGCAAGCCCATCGCCATCGTGGCCAAGACCATCAAGGGCTGGGGCGTCAAGGAACTGCAGAAGCACACGTACCACGGCAAGCCCCTGGAAGCCTCGCAGCTCGATCAGGCGTATGCCGATCTCGACGCGATGGCCAAGCAGCTTGGCGTCGCCGAAATGCCCGACCTGCCGGCCGTTGCGTTGACCACTCCCCAGACCGTGGAAATCCCCGGCGGCAACGAACCGGTGTCGGCCGGCGACTGGAACGCCGCCCTCGAAGCCGCCGGTCTCGCTGCGGTCATCGAGAAGAAGAAGATTTCCACCCGGCGAGCGTACGGCGTGGCGCTGCGGGCTCTGGGCGCCGACGTACGCGTGACCGCCCTCGACGGCGACGTCAAGAACTCCACCCACGTGGACCTGTTCGCCAAGGCGTACCCTGATCGCTTCTTCGAAGGACGCATCGCCGAGCAGAACATCATGTCGGCCGGCGTCGGACTCGGCGCCAGCGGCAAGATTCCCTTCGT belongs to Planctomycetaceae bacterium and includes:
- a CDS encoding transketolase, which encodes MAEYKDLDRKVIKLSKQVVRMCTEAGSGHPSSGLALVHLTTALMYRVMRYDPKNPWNTGADRLSLSEGHAVPAVYAAYCELGGVVGTQDRPSELRFDDALTLRDADSVLDGHPNPARGMPFFDAATGSLGQGLSVAAGLACGARLNGSDKTIFCIIGDGESREGQIWEALDFIVDHKLTAVKTIFNCNGQAQSDYVSNQQSADTLAAKLKAFNFDVRVIDGHNFDEIITALTAVPAGKPIAIVAKTIKGWGVKELQKHTYHGKPLEASQLDQAYADLDAMAKQLGVAEMPDLPAVALTTPQTVEIPGGNEPVSAGDWNAALEAAGLAAVIEKKKISTRRAYGVALRALGADVRVTALDGDVKNSTHVDLFAKAYPDRFFEGRIAEQNIMSAGVGLGASGKIPFVSSFAKFLTRGYDQLEMAAITNANVKYCGSHAGISLAADGPSQMALPDLAFMRAFAHSRRADGQPAVRVFCPSDGVSAFKLTELMANTDGICYMRTHRPDVDVLYSPDETFEVGGFKHLVDGQDLLIVASGYMVHIARRAVQILEEDSGLSAGLIDAYSMPLKTDEILRIGDDCRGQILVVEDNYLGGFADEITAAAAASDLGITVSTLYVQEVPKSAKTPEDILVMANLTPREIATACQKMFDQS